A single region of the Oryzias latipes chromosome 19, ASM223467v1 genome encodes:
- the tex47 gene encoding testis-expressed protein 47 isoform X1 encodes MAASQKVNTSFNNYLEEEEEDSFTMLDVVSGQLREKIVLKQLIVVARIKQDLDEKKDLGAHYENIIFQLSKQHKWDHITGILLIYPFYLLHIIEAPNDILISILKDLKVEQQQPEGALLEAKIVFVTQKLQSRLFQQWSYKVLKVSQAAGDAAQEKLHCDKPTEILVCDVLSTLQKLHAQLELQKKVLPGSVIDKNPQLIVSQQVLEKLMGREELLDPGSYLLMYNSPLNISIEFGETMSGSFLFTI; translated from the exons ATGGCTGCTTCTCAAAAAGTCAACACTTCCTTCAACAATTACttagaagaggaggaagaagacagCTTCACCATGCTTGACGTGGTCTCGGGACAACTCAGAGAG AAGATCGTGCTAAAACAGCTCATAGTGGTTGCACGAATTAAACAAGATCTGGATGAAAAAAAGGATCTGGGAG CTCATTatgaaaacataatttttcagTTAAGCAAGCAGCATAAATGGGATCACATAACCggcattttattgatttatccaTTCTACCTGCTTCATATCATTGAA gcaCCTAATGATATTCTGATATCTATTTTGAAAGACCTCAAAGTGGAGCAACAACAGCCAGAAGG TGCCTTGCTGGAAGCCAAGATTGTCTTTGTGACACAGAAACTTCAAAGCAGACTTTTCCAGCAGTGGAGCTACAAG GTGCTGAAAGTGAGCCAGGCTGCAGGGGATGCTGCGCAGGAAAAGCTTCATTGTGATAAGCCAACAGAGATCCTGGTTTGTGATGTCTTATCAACTCTGCAGAAGCTGCATGCACAACTGGAATTACAGAAGAAG GTTCTTCCTGGGTCTGTGATCGACAAGAACCCACAGCTGATTGTTTCTCAGCAAGTTCTGGAGAAACTTATGGGGCGAGAAGAACTCCTTGATCCTGGGAGCTACCTACTTATGTACAACTCTCCTCTAAACATCAGTATTGAGTTTG GAGAAACGATGTCaggatcttttctttttaccatcTGA
- the tex47 gene encoding testis-expressed protein 47 isoform X2, translating to MAASQKVNTSFNNYLEEEEEDSFTMLDVVSGQLRELSKQHKWDHITGILLIYPFYLLHIIEAPNDILISILKDLKVEQQQPEGALLEAKIVFVTQKLQSRLFQQWSYKVLKVSQAAGDAAQEKLHCDKPTEILVCDVLSTLQKLHAQLELQKKVLPGSVIDKNPQLIVSQQVLEKLMGREELLDPGSYLLMYNSPLNISIEFGETMSGSFLFTI from the exons ATGGCTGCTTCTCAAAAAGTCAACACTTCCTTCAACAATTACttagaagaggaggaagaagacagCTTCACCATGCTTGACGTGGTCTCGGGACAACTCAGAGAG TTAAGCAAGCAGCATAAATGGGATCACATAACCggcattttattgatttatccaTTCTACCTGCTTCATATCATTGAA gcaCCTAATGATATTCTGATATCTATTTTGAAAGACCTCAAAGTGGAGCAACAACAGCCAGAAGG TGCCTTGCTGGAAGCCAAGATTGTCTTTGTGACACAGAAACTTCAAAGCAGACTTTTCCAGCAGTGGAGCTACAAG GTGCTGAAAGTGAGCCAGGCTGCAGGGGATGCTGCGCAGGAAAAGCTTCATTGTGATAAGCCAACAGAGATCCTGGTTTGTGATGTCTTATCAACTCTGCAGAAGCTGCATGCACAACTGGAATTACAGAAGAAG GTTCTTCCTGGGTCTGTGATCGACAAGAACCCACAGCTGATTGTTTCTCAGCAAGTTCTGGAGAAACTTATGGGGCGAGAAGAACTCCTTGATCCTGGGAGCTACCTACTTATGTACAACTCTCCTCTAAACATCAGTATTGAGTTTG GAGAAACGATGTCaggatcttttctttttaccatcTGA